In the genome of Nitrospira japonica, one region contains:
- a CDS encoding arsenate reductase ArsC — translation MKPRILFLCTGNSARSQMAEALLTLIAGDHFDVASAGTHPVGVHPMTVAVMKELGVERSGYRSKSVQEFIGQQFDYVITVCDRAKETCPIFPSASRLLHWSFDDPASVTEAVRREAFVRVRDEIADRICRFCLQEMRLSPAALTCYCCVTDTTDRGR, via the coding sequence ATGAAGCCGCGCATCCTCTTTCTCTGTACGGGAAACTCAGCCCGGAGCCAAATGGCCGAGGCGCTGCTGACCCTGATTGCCGGAGACCACTTCGACGTGGCTAGCGCTGGCACGCATCCCGTGGGCGTGCATCCCATGACAGTCGCGGTGATGAAGGAACTTGGCGTCGAGAGGAGCGGTTACCGATCCAAGTCCGTCCAAGAGTTCATCGGCCAGCAGTTCGACTACGTCATTACCGTGTGCGATCGGGCCAAGGAGACGTGCCCGATATTTCCCTCAGCCTCCCGCTTGCTCCACTGGAGCTTCGACGATCCGGCCTCCGTCACGGAAGCGGTGCGGCGGGAGGCGTTCGTACGAGTCCGTGACGAGATCGCCGATCGCATTTGTCGGTTTTGCCTGCAGGAGATGCGGCTGTCTCCTGCGGCGTTGACGTGCTACTGCTGTGTCACCG
- the arsB gene encoding ACR3 family arsenite efflux transporter encodes MKQPGNSTMDVALTVPVPQAAKRLNLFERYLSLWVVGCMLMGVGLGRAFPGIVQHLRSLEVGEGSHINLPMALLIWLMIVPMMMKVDLASLRLVGQRPTGLFVTLVVNWLVKPFSMALFAWVFFRYLFAAWMTPSEAEQYIAGCIILAAAPCTAMVFVWSYLTDGDPAYTLVQVTVNDLLMPVLFVPIIGLLISGASSLSVPYAVLWYSVLAFVVIPLTIGTLLRAWLMRQYGARWFTDDFLPRFAPVTIAALLLTLVLIFAFQADNILTNPWHVALIAVPIVLQVYLNAALAYGLMQRLGVPYAVAAPGSLIGASNFFELAVATAIALFGPESGAALATVVGVLVEVPVMLSVCGICTRTRHWFPLKQVA; translated from the coding sequence ATGAAGCAGCCAGGAAACTCGACCATGGATGTCGCGTTGACGGTTCCGGTCCCGCAGGCAGCCAAACGACTAAATCTCTTCGAACGCTATCTCAGCCTGTGGGTGGTCGGCTGCATGCTCATGGGCGTGGGGCTCGGCCGGGCGTTTCCGGGGATCGTTCAGCATCTCCGGAGCCTGGAAGTAGGCGAGGGCAGCCACATCAATCTGCCCATGGCGCTGCTCATCTGGCTGATGATCGTGCCGATGATGATGAAGGTCGACCTGGCCTCGCTGCGTCTGGTCGGGCAGCGGCCAACGGGCCTATTCGTCACGCTCGTGGTGAACTGGCTGGTAAAACCCTTTTCGATGGCGCTGTTCGCTTGGGTGTTCTTTCGCTACCTCTTTGCCGCGTGGATGACGCCCAGTGAAGCCGAGCAGTATATCGCCGGATGCATCATCCTGGCCGCCGCCCCCTGTACGGCCATGGTCTTCGTCTGGAGCTACCTCACGGACGGTGATCCGGCCTATACGCTGGTTCAGGTCACGGTGAATGACCTGCTGATGCCGGTGCTGTTTGTTCCCATCATTGGTCTGTTGATCAGTGGGGCGTCGTCGCTTTCGGTGCCCTATGCCGTCCTGTGGTATTCGGTGCTGGCCTTCGTCGTGATTCCACTGACCATAGGGACACTCCTCCGGGCATGGCTCATGCGTCAGTATGGAGCGCGATGGTTCACCGACGACTTCTTGCCACGATTTGCACCCGTCACCATTGCGGCCTTGTTGCTTACACTGGTGCTGATCTTCGCGTTTCAGGCCGACAACATCCTCACCAATCCATGGCACGTGGCGCTCATCGCGGTACCGATCGTGCTGCAGGTATATCTGAATGCCGCATTGGCCTATGGCCTGATGCAGCGGCTGGGCGTGCCCTATGCGGTTGCGGCCCCAGGGTCGTTGATTGGGGCGAGTAACTTCTTCGAGCTAGCCGTGGCAACAGCCATTGCCCTCTTTGGTCCGGAATCTGGCGCCGCTCTGGCAACGGTCGTCGGCGTGTTGGTCGAGGTTCCAGTGATGCTTTCCGTCTGCGGCATCTGTACCCGCACTCGCCACTGGTTTCCTTTGAAGCAGGTCGCATGA
- a CDS encoding arsenite methyltransferase: protein MNRPADIKAHVRDEYGQAARQAQSDKPSCCGTGHVLQGDALDPITGNLYGAEETAELPAEALRASFGCGNPTVLASIQPGETVLDLGSGGGIDVLLSARRVGPTGKVYGLDMTDEMLVLARENQRKVGMTNVEFLKGDIEQIPLPDQSVDLILSNCVINLAPDKDRVATEAFRVLKPGGRLAVSDIVIRGEMPVEIRHSVELWAGCVAGALEESVYRETLRRAGFEQITIEPTRVYSAADARGFLLGAGLDVETVAHSIDGKFMSGFVRAIKPASAKTCCGPSCCA, encoded by the coding sequence ATGAACCGTCCTGCCGATATCAAAGCGCACGTACGAGACGAATATGGCCAGGCGGCGCGCCAGGCCCAGAGCGATAAACCGTCCTGTTGCGGAACCGGTCACGTGCTCCAAGGGGACGCCTTGGATCCGATTACCGGCAACCTGTACGGAGCCGAGGAGACCGCAGAACTACCAGCCGAGGCGCTGCGTGCCTCCTTCGGCTGCGGTAATCCCACGGTCTTGGCCAGCATTCAACCAGGCGAGACGGTGCTGGACCTGGGATCAGGCGGCGGGATCGACGTGCTCCTTTCGGCTCGGCGGGTTGGACCGACTGGGAAAGTCTACGGGCTGGACATGACCGATGAGATGCTAGTGTTGGCGCGAGAGAATCAGCGGAAAGTCGGGATGACCAACGTGGAGTTTCTCAAGGGCGACATTGAGCAGATTCCGCTCCCGGATCAGTCTGTTGACCTGATTCTCTCCAATTGTGTCATCAACCTGGCGCCCGATAAAGACCGCGTGGCGACTGAGGCGTTTCGCGTGCTCAAGCCCGGCGGCCGCCTCGCGGTCTCCGACATTGTGATCCGCGGCGAGATGCCGGTGGAAATCCGCCATAGCGTGGAGCTGTGGGCGGGATGTGTCGCGGGGGCGTTGGAGGAGTCGGTCTATCGCGAGACCTTACGCCGGGCCGGGTTTGAACAGATCACTATTGAACCCACTCGGGTCTATTCGGCAGCCGACGCGCGAGGCTTCCTCCTCGGTGCGGGGCTCGACGTTGAGACGGTGGCCCATAGCATCGATGGGAAGTTCATGAGCGGATTCGTCCGGGCCATCAAACCCGCATCGGCGAAGACCTGTTGCGGTCCAAGCTGCTGCGCATGA